A stretch of DNA from Coccidioides posadasii str. Silveira chromosome 1, complete sequence:
CTCAGTGCGATCGTCTCCATCTTCCTTCACCCATTTTATCGATCGATGAGTTTAATGCCCTGAAGATGCTGCCAACGTTGCATCGTGAGTGGACAGTTAAAACCATTGACATCACTTTTGAAAAGTCAAAAAGCATACAAGGATACATCGACGCTTTGGATGATATTTGCGCCGCTGCTACCGAGGGCATTGCGAACGGAGATCGCATCCTTGTCCTGTCAGATCGTGCCACGTCTGCGGATCGGGTTGCCGTGTCTGCGCTCCTCGCTACTGGTCTCgtccatcatcatcttgttCGCAATAAATGGAGATCTCTAGCTGCCATTGTTGTGGAGACTGCTGAGGCTCGTGAAGTCCACCACATGTGTGTGCTCGTCGGGTATGGCGCCGATGCCATTTGCCCGTACTTGGCCATGGAATgcatcttgaagatgaacCGTGAGAACTTGATCAGAAGGAAGCTTTCCGATGAGCAAGTCATCACAAACTATAAGACCTCGTGTGAGGGAGGGATTCTCAAGGTCATGAGCAAGATGGGTATTTCCACACTGCAGAGCTATAAAGGAGCTCAGATATTTGAAGCGTTGGGCATTGACGATAGCGTTATCGATCGTTGCTTTGCCGGAACGCCCAGCAGAATTCGAGGAATGACGTTCAAACAGATCGCCCAGGATGCATTTGCATTCCATGAACGAGGATATCCCACCCGCCAGATCACCCAGATTCCTGGTCTTCCGGAATCTGGTGAATACCATTGGCGAGATGGCGGCGAAGCCCATATCAACGATCCCGTCAGCATAGCCAATATCCAAGACGCCGTGCGGACCAAAAACGACAAATCATACGAAGCGTACGCACGATCAGAACATGAGCAGATCAGGAATTGCATACTCCGTGGACTGCTCGACTTCGACTTCGAACAACGTACTCCTGTGCCAATTGAACAAGTTGAACCATGGACTGAAATTGTCCGTCGTTTCGTCACTGGCGCCATGTCCTATGGCTCCATCTCTTACGAATCGCACTCGACGCTCGCCGTTGCCATGAATCGCCTTGGTGGTAAATCCAACACTGGCGAGGGTGGAGAAAATGCCGAACGGAGCAAGATCCTCGAAAACGGGGACACCATGAGATCTGCCATCAAGCAGATCGCTTCAGGCCGCTTCGGTGTCACTTCCGCATACCTGGCCGACGCCGACGAGCTGCAGATTAAGATGGCGCAGGGTGCCAAGCCCGGCGAGGGCGGAGAACTTCCCGGCTCCAAAGTCACGGGACCGATCGCACAGACGCGCCGCTCCACCCCTGGAGTCGGACTCATCTCTCCGCCACCACATCACGACATTTATTCCATCGAGGATCTGAAGCAATTAATCTACGACCTGAAATGCTCTAACCCTCGGGCACGTGTTTCCGTTAAACTTGTCTCCGAAGTCGGTGTGGGCATCGTTGCTTCTGGTGTCGCAAAGGCTAAAGCAGACCACATTCTCATCTCCGGCCATGATGGAGGAACGGGTGCGTCCCGATGGACCGGTATCAAATACGCTGGTTTACCGTGGGAGCTGGGTCTTGCCGAGACTCATCAAACTCTTGTCCTGAATGACCTTCGAGGTCGCGTTATCGTGCAAACTGACGGCCAGTTACGCACCGGTAGAGATGTCGCCATCGCATGCTTGCTTGGAGCCGAAGAATGGGGCTTTGCCACGGCTCCATTGATTGCCATGGGTTGCATTATGATGCGCAAATGTCATCTCGGCACCTGTCCAGTTGGTATCGCGACACAGGATCCTGCCTTGAGAGAGAAATTTGAGGGAACACCCGAGCACGTCATCAATTTCTTCTACTATGTAGCCAACGAGCTTCGCGCGATTATGGCTAAACTAGGTATGCGGACTATAAATGAAATGGTTGGCCGTGCGGAGCTCCTTAGGATCCGTGATGATTTGCCCTCCCCAAAGCTGGAAAACATCGATCTCTCGCTCATTCTAACTCCTGCTCATTCTCTCCGACCGGGAGTCGCGACCTATAGTGTTCGGAAACAGGATCATCGTCTCCATGTTCGATTGGACAATAAACTTATAGCCGAGGCCGAACTTGCATTGGAGAAGGGCCTTCCTTGCCGTGTCGAGTGTGATATTGTTAATACCGATCGTGCAATGGGCGCTACTCTCTCCTACCACGTAAGTAAACGATACGGCGATACCGGGCTTCCGCAAGACACTATACACGCAAATATTAAAGGTTCTGCTGGTCAATCTTTCGGTGCTTACTTAGCCCCTGGCATTACCCTGGAGCTTGAAGGTGATGCCAATGACTACGTCGGCAAAGGTTTGTCCGGCGGCCGTCTCATCGTCTACCCGCCTCGTGGGGCCGTGTTTAAAGCTGAGGAAAATATCATCATTGGAAATGTCTGTTTGTATGGTGCCACTGGAGGCAGCTGTTATTTCCGTGGTGTGGCGGCCGAGCGCTTTGCTGTCCGTAACTCAGGAGCTACTGCAGTCGTTGAAGGTGTCGGTGACCACGGCTGCGAGTATATGACGGGCGGTCGGGTTCTTATTTTGGGTTCTACCGGCCGTAACTTTGCAGCTGGTATGTCCGGCGGAATTGCCTATGTGCTAGACATGAATGGCGATTTCCATACTAGGGTCAATACGGAAATGGTTGAGCTTTCCGGAATAGAAGATCCCGCGGAAGTTGCATCTGTTCGCAGCCTTATTGAAGACCATCACCATTATACCGGCTCCGAAATTGCAGCTCGAATCCTTTCTGACTTTGCTCGGGCGTTGCCTCACTTTGTCAAGGTCTTGCCCACTGACTACAAGCGGGTTTTGGAAGGAAAAGCCACGAAGAAGGCTGGTGCAAAGAAAATCGCCTTTACCCGCGCTCAGTCGCCCAATCTTGCTTCAAAGGAGCACCGTGAGGAAGCGAAGAAAAGTGATATTCTCGATATTGAGGATAGCATTACTGATTCCAAAACCGAGAAAAAGCGCACAACTTTGATTCTTGATAAGACCAAGGGTTTCATGAAATATCACCGTCACAATGAGAAATACCGAAGCTCCAAAACTCGAACGCGAGATTGGGCTGAATTGTCCCAACGCCTAAACGAGGACGAACTCAAATACCAGTCTGCTCGCTGCATGGACTGCGGTGTCCCATTCTGCCAATCCGACACAGGTTGTCCGATCTCCAACATTATCCCAAAGTGGAACGAGCTAGTTTTCCAGGACCAATGGCAGGATGCACTTAATCGTTTGCTTATGACAAACAATTTCCCCGAGTTTACGGGTCGTGTGTGCCCTGCTCCGTGTGAAGGCGCATGTGTTCTTGGTATCAATGAAGATCCCGTTGGCATCAAATCGATTGAATGCGCTATTATTGACCGTGGATTTGAGATGGGTTGGATGGTCCCCAAGCCACCTCCGGTTCGCACAGGCAAGACCGTTGCTGTTATTGGTTCTGGTCCGGCTGGCCTTGCTGCGGCAGATCAACTTAACCGTGCCGGCCACAGTGTTGTTGTCTACGAGCGCGCCGATCGTATCGGCGGTCTTTTGATGTACGGTATTCCGAACATGAAGCTTGATAAGAAGATCGTTCAAAGACGTGTTGATTTCATGGCCGCCGAGGGTATCAAATTTGTTGCAAGCACGCCCGTTGGGCCAGACTGTGATGTGACTTTACAATCTCTGCGGAAAGGAAATGATGCTGTCATCATCGCTACCGGTGCAACAGTTGCTAGGGATCTCAAAATTCCCAACCGTGAGCTGCAGGGTATCCACTTCGCTATGGAATTCCTCCATAAGAATACCAAGTCTCTTCTTGACTCCGAGCTCACCGATGGCGCATACATATCCGCGAAAGGTAAAAATGTTATCGTTATTGGAGGCGGAGACACGGGTAATGATTGCGTTGGAACTTCAGTTCGTCATGGCGCCAAGTCTGTCACCAATTTTGAACTTCTTCCACAGCCTCCCCCAGAGCGTGCTGGTGATAACCCTTGGCCCCAATGGCCACGTGTATATCGTGTGGACTATGGTCACAGCGAAGTTAAGGCGCATTTCGGTCAAGACCCTCGCGAGTATTGCGTCATGTCCAAAGAATTTGTCGGCGATGAACATGGCAACGTGAAGGGTATCAATATCACTCGCGTTGAATGGACCAGGAGCGCTTCTGGAGGCTGGGACATGAAGACAGTTGAAGGAAGTGAGCAATTTTTCCCTGCAGACCTTGTCCTGCTCTCCATGGGCTTTTTGGGCCCCGAGGAACGTGTTCTAGGCAATGAGGTAGAATTGGATGCCCGTAAGAACATCAAGACACCTGCTGGTCAATACAGCACCAATGTCCCCGGCGTGTTCGCTGCAGGAGATTGCAGACGCGGGCAGTCACTGATCGTCTGGTAAGTCCAAATGAGCTAACATACATTCCGTTTGGCTAGTCTAAGCGTATAAtaatttttaatttttcctTAGGGGTATCAACGAAGGACGTCAAGCTGCCCGTGAAGTCGACTCTTATCTCATGGGCTCATCGTCCCACCTTCCTGTCACTGGAGGCATTGTTCGCCGCTCCGCTATTGACTCTGTGCCAGTGACACCTCAACCTCAAGTTCAACCGGTTTTTGCGTAGAGAAGTGATCATGGCGGAAACGCATTTCTACCCGCGTAGTATCACTCTGTGTTCAGTCACAGTCTAGGCATCCTCGTCTCTTATCCCAATTTTTGATGTATTGGCTGATTTCAAACATCTTCACGTGTTTCCAGCAATTTCTCTCCCTCTATATCCTTTTTGCGTTGGGGTGTTAAGATACCTATTCTTCATCGAAAGCAAGCAACTGAAAATTCTGGGACTATTTATCAAAGAAGTGTATTATCATACTTGTTCTAGGCATTGAAACATATACCCTCTGCTTTCGCGCCTTGTCATTTCATAAATATATACACGCATCCTGGGCCTTCACAAGGTTGCGGACTAAATGTTGTTGTGTCCTTGTGCGATCCCCCGGATGAGTGATAAATGTAGAATTTGATTGAGGCTATGTATGTACAAAAGGTATCCAAAAGCACAGCTGGAACAAAAACAAACTGGAGTAGCTTACCCTCCCAGTGTTTTTATAATGTGCTGCTTGCAAGATTAAGCTCACTCCCCTGGGTCAGTCGCCATAGAGTCGTGTGTGGCTAACTTTGTCAAAAGTCAAAGTTACGGTATTTTCCCAAACTCCTAATCTGCATGGATCCTTGGATTCTTGGAACGTTGATTCATTTGTGGCTTGTATCTATCCATGTGCAAAACGAATCTTCTTATAGATCCAACTGAGCCATCGGCGTCAGCAATCGGTCCCGGTCTTGATGCTCCTCAACACACCCCTCGCCTATGCCCTTCCGTTTCCATCCAATACCTCTAAGCTGAGTCATTCtctcctttctcttctcaAGACTGGAAGTTATTTTCAATTCTTCGAATCACTTAACTTTGAAAACTGGGCTGTTTCCATCGTCACCTTGAAATGGTGATAGATTGCCAAACTCAATAGTTTTCATTGCACCTTGAATGATTTCCATTCCGAGGTCAATTGTTATTCTGGTCTCGTCGCTTTTGTATCTTGTTGCGCCCTCGGCATTCATGCGACTATAGATAGAAAGCCACATCGTTACAGATCCCTATGAGATCCTTTGGAAATTACCGACTACTTTTCGAGGCTTGGTCAAAGGACATTCGATATACCTCTCGAAAACCAGTTTTGGAATCATTGACATGCAGGTGATTGATTGACTTCCGCGGTGTGTTGGATAGCCTTGACATCGAAAATGATATCTCCCCCCATGTGGGACTACATTTGCGTCCCAGTCCTGTTGTCCACCCTCCAGGAGGACACGTTTGTCTTCGCATACATCCAAGTGGAGTCCAATGGTGCCCTGTCTGTGTTTCCTGCAGCTCCTCTCGTAATGTCGCCCATTCCTCGCACAGCGCTGCCTGCTCtattttgagcttctcaagctcttgaAACGTCTTCCCAAACGTCTCTATCACGGCAACCCCCTCCTCGTTTCCAATGCATCTTCTTTCGATGCAATTCTCAATCTTTGTCAGATTTAACTGCATCTAGCAGGCACTTGGCCGGGCTACCGCCCGTATACAATAGCCTCCTTATAGCAAAATACCCTAAATTGTTGAAGTTGGAAACAAAGAGGTTCTAGTTTTGGAAGCCAGCCATGTCGCTCTCAGGAATGAGCTAGTCACGGGTTTCGGCCAAGGACATCATGTCTCTGTCACGCAGTATCAAAGGTATAGACTAGAAGATTGCTTTCAGACAGTCAAAGAGTATGTGCTTATCAGACATTTTGATCTTCAGGTCTCTTGAATAGCTTGAAAGCCCTTTGTACTCCGGTGATAAAGTCATATGTATTGATAATAAGGCTGAATATGATGAAAGACGAGAGCTTCTAGATGTTTTAAATCTCTAGAGACTATAAATACTCGGTCAGTCTGGTTCTTTGGTGAGAAAACAAGTGTCTAAAAAGACATATATACCACCTCCAAAATGGAATATcacaaggaaaaaaaggaaacaaagaAACTCTCAGTCATTGCATACGGCATTCACAGGGTCCCAGACGCCCTCATTTGCGTCCTCTGTTCCTTCTCCCTCTGTTCCGCAAGCttcatctctctctccaCTGCTGCAAAATCTCCTTGAAATGCGCCTTTTACCGGTTCGGTTCTTATATCCCATACATCCTCACTAGTCGGACCCGTCTTCCATTTGGCGGCCTTTTTGCGCTGATGATCCATGATCATCTTGGCCCTATCTTCCTCTGAATATGACTTCGTGCGCATGCAAAACCAAAAATCGGACCAGTGTTGGCTGCAGTCCCGTAGTTCGCCGTACCGGTAGTAATTCACCCATTGGCCGCCAAAGGATTGACAGAAGAATGCGTAGTCGAAGGCAGTGCGGCAGGACATCGTGGTCGGGTAGAGGGAGTCGGGGTCAATGGAAGACGGCAGGGAGGTAAGCTGTGAGGAAGGGTTTGTAGGATGTGAGGAAGAATTTATAGGGTGTGAGGATTCAGTTGTGTCTTTCATTCCGGAAAGAAAGGCTTGCAGTTCAGCGTCCGCCTGTTCATCGCGGCTCACTGGTGTGTGCTTCAGCGTCGAAAGTGTCGATGGGTGCTCCGTCGCCTGACGCTGCGATGGCGCGTGTCCATTGTCGGAAGCGGGAAGCGTTGGTGCTTCTTCAGGTTGATTAGACGAGCTCCACCACCAtcccattttcttttttccgtTTGTAGGTTCTGACAAGAGTTCGCTTTGCAAGTGCCCCGGAAGCTGCGAATGCGAAATTGTCGTCGTTTGAAATTTTGGCGTACCAGGGCTGTATCACTGGTACTAGCGTATTTTAAGGTTGAAGATCTCTACGTCATTGCCCCTGCCAGCTCTCCGCACTCCGCCAGCGAGGTGGATTGCTGACGGTTTGCATTTATTCCCAGGCCCGGCCATATCGCGGCTTCATTACCATAAAGAAATGAAGATCATGACACCACAATGATACAATTTTCAGGAAGGACATGTCTAGCGCAGGGTTGGAAATGTGCGGCCGGTGTTGGCCTGCGCTGTCATGGCGCCCACTCTTCACCTCCGCTCCATGTCCCGCCATTCAGGAGATACACCGCAACCTACTCTCGAGCTGATGAAACTGGGCATATCGACACCGCACCAAACGAGTCGGTATTCTATTTCGATAGTATGTCCCGTCTGTCATTTGTTTGGCAATGTTATGGATGCTGATAGCAAGCTAGGTGTCTTACCGGTCAAGGCCCTTTTCTCGCGCCGTTTTGCACCCTTAGATCTGGCTCCGTCGATGACAGGACGAATTGGGAATCTAATAATAAAACTGACTGGCGCGACTCCGCTGAATGTCATTGGGCGAGCGTTCCCTCTAGAATTACAGGAGAACATTCAGCAGGTCATCCCGCGCTATTCAGAGGGTGGTGCGTTCGTTAAGCTTTCGCATCCGCCCAATATGGACAGGGAAGGGTTGTCAAGCTTGTTGAACGCACATCTTGAACAGAATCCGCTAAAGCTGTGGTTCTCTCCTTTTACATCGGTTAGGGCTTCTCTGGTTCGTGGTCGACCTTGGCTGGAAGACCTTCAGAGGTCTCCCAGTTCAAGAATTAAAGTGGAATTTCTCCCAACGTCTCCGGGTGCTTCATCGGTAGAATTGACACCTGAATTGCTTTATTCACTAAGTCGCCGCTATGGAAAATTGGCAGATATCATCCCCCAGACGTCCGACTCGAAAATCCAGCCAAGATATGCCCTTCTCGATTTTACGAGGCCTAGTTATGCTGTCATGGCGAAGAATTGTCTCCATGGATATAAAGTCTCGGCGTCTGAAGGCGGAGGAAGTGCTGGCACGCTATTAAAACTTTCATACGAGCGGAAACTAAAACCGCACGTCATCAGAGGTTGGATTGTCAGCCACCCGAGAATCGTGATTCCGATAATAGCTGCGGTTATTGCGGCGATCACCGTTATCGTCTTCGATCCCATTCGTACCTTTTTCATTAAGATACAGATCGCGCCACCAATTGATGTTCAAGACAATAGGTTATGGCAGTGGATCCAACGACAAGCGAGCAAAGCAAACGACATTCTGTCATTGCGTCAACGCCAACGCTCGGATTCTAGAGGCCTAAAGGCGATATGGGAAGACCGTAAAGAAGACATCCAGCGGCTCCAGACTTGGCTGCTGGAAGCCACGAATACCTTTACCGTTGTTCATGGACCTAGGGGATCAGGAAAAAAGGAGCTTGTGCTTGACGAAGTATTAAAGGACTATCGACACAAACTTGTAATTGACTGCAAGCCTATTCAAGAGGCAAGAGGCGATAGCGCTACAATCAACGCTGCTGCGGCAGAAGTCGGCTATCGGCCTGTATTCTCGTGGATGAACAGCATCAGCAGCCTCATTGATGTTGCGACGCAGACGCTGGGCGCAAACGCAGGTCTCTCAGAGACATTGGACTCCCAATTGGGACACATTCTCCAAAATACTGCAAATGCATTGAAAAAAGTAGCTCTCGAGAAAAAGAGGCGGGATGGTAAAGACTCTCACATGACGGACGAGGAGTTCCTAGAAGCTCATCCCGAGTGTAGGCCTGTCGTCGTCATCGATAACTTTTTATACAAGGCCAACAACCCAATGATATATGAGAAACTCTCTGACTGGGCAGCTGCGCTAACAGTCTCCAACATCGCTCGAGTCATCTTCCTAACTGGGGATATCTCCTACTCGAAAACACTCAGTCGGGCTCTGCCTAATCAAATATTCCACGAAATCCAACTCGGAGACTGCACTCCAGATGTTGCGAAGCAGTTTGTCCTTGATCACCTTCACACAGATCAGAGTAACAGCAGTAGTTACACCCAGGCAGGACCGGATACTATAGAAGGTGGCGATGTCAAGGATCTTGAGGATTGTATTGAAGTCCTTGGGGGTCGATTATCAGATCTAGAATTTTTTGCAAGAATGATTAGCAGAGGGCAGAGTCCTAGCGGTGAGTAATAACAGAAAAAGCCATTTTCGTGTAAGAAGGATGTTAATATACAACACAGATGCTGTCCATGACATTATTGTGCAATCCGCTGCAGAAATACTCAAGATGTATATTGCCGACGTTGACAACACCGTTCGAAATTGGACGCCAGAACAAGCATGGTACCTGGTCAGCAGCCTTGCAGAAGCCCAAGGGGGAAGCATCCTGTACAGCGAAGCCTTATTCTCCGATTTGTTTAAGAAGGATGGTGAAAGTACGATTCGCGCCCTTGAACAAGCGGAGTTGATCTCTGTAACCACGCTCAATGGCCGCCCGTCGACAATCAAGCCGGGCAGGCCTGTATTTGCAGCTGCCTTTAGGCGCCTGCTTGAGGATGATGTCCTTCGGTGTCGACTTGGACTGCGGACGCTTGGACAGCAGATAGCGATGGAAAACGCAAACATCAACAAGTACGAAGGAGAGTTACAGGTATTGGGGTCTCTCGAAAAAGAACCAAAGGAAATTCGGCCCCGAGTTCGATGGCTCCTCGAAAAGCTCGCAGGCAGCCAAGCAAAGATTGAAAAGTACGAGAAGGAAAGTGCAGGACTAAGGAGGATCCTTCAGTCGAAGATGTGATGGGCCCAATTACCTGTGAATATCCATTCACAGCGCTCTGTAATTTAGATCTACTCCAAAATTTcagaagagggaaaaaagaaaaaagaaaagaaaaagaaaaaagatatctgtaaaagGTGAACGAAAAATGAATGTCAGTATTCGCTGCCAGACGTAGTTAAAGTCAGCCAATCAATGCCTGAGGGCGAAGGCACATCTTGATTAGGTAAGTCAGCTACCTCCTAACTAAACTCTAAACGGGTCTAGCTTGAAACTTCAGCTTTCGGCTTCACCCAACCCAGCTTTGTAGTTACTTCATATCAAATCTGCATTTCGGGATACATATTTCAATAGgcattctttttttttctagaGCATTCATTTTCAGGGTATATTGCCTCATTTTTGCTTTTGGTTGCATCTTTTAAGTTTTGAAGCGGTTGTTTCATCCTGCTCTTTTCCTGGCTCACATATAGCTTCCCCAAGAACTTAGAGAAAGGAGGTGACATAACGAAGTGTATGGCTTCAACACCCACTCGACTCAAGtgactggaagaaaattTTTGATTACCCCAGAACcatggaagaagaaacagtGTCTGTTCCGCTTCTTATCTTCCAGTCTCTTTCGGAGGTTGTATCGGGAATATCACCGCTACTAGTTCTTGCGCTTGTCATTTCAATTTGCATTTTGACCCGAATCACTACTGGAATTACTAGTCGTCTAAGCAGAACATACCCAGATGGAACAATATCAGTAAGGCAGGTCCCATACTGGCTCCCGTATGTTGGACATGCGTTCTCCTTGGGTTTCAGACGGCGGAAGCTTTTTGAGAATGCACGGTAAGTATTTAGTCAGGATTTTCTATTCCCCTCCCTTTTTATCCTATTTTTATCTGATATCTGTCAGAAAATCCACCAAGGAGGCTGTTGTTAGCCTCAACGTTCGAGGCAAATCTCATAACGCTATATTCAGTCCAGCCATCGCAGCGGCGTTGTTGAAGCAGTCATCATCACTTTCCACTGAGCCTGCAACCGATTACATTTTAAAAAATGCCTTTGGTGCGGGGAGAAGTGTTGGGACACTTAACCGTAGTGACTTTTACGGGGGCTCCGGGCCAATTCAGTTTCTCAGCAAAGAACCCTGGCTAACTGATATTACTTCTGCTATTGCACGTCAAGTTCAGCAAGCTATGCCGAACCTGCTATCATTCTCCCCCAGTGTTGTCGATCAGTCAACGTGGGAGAGGCTAAGCGACGTATCTATTAGCCATGAAAATGGAGAGCCAATTTGCGAAGTCTACCTATTTGCCCTTGTGCGAAATTTCATCGGTACGATATCCACTACCGCCCTTATGGGAAGCGCTTTTACAGAGGCTTTCCCATATGCTCTTAACGAGTTATGGAATTTTGATGGGAATTTCAACGCAATTCTGTCGAGTATTCCTCGCTGGATTCCGTTTCCGGGACTTGTGTCTTCATATTCAAGTCGCCGGCGTCTATTACTTGCCATGAAGGTTTTCCATGACGCGTTTGCAGCCACTGAAATCGGAGTGGATCCTGGATTTGATTGGCGGGATATGGACGACGTCTCAGAGGCTGTCAAGGCCCGTTCACGAGCTTTGATCGAGGCAGGGTGTTCAGCGGAAGCGGCGGCGTCTGAACACCTGGCCTTCTTCTGGGCTATGAATACGATAACGAATACGTTAGTATTTTGGAACTTAGTTCACATTCTCTCCGACGAAGAGCTGCATGAAAAGATACTAGAAGAAATCGCACCTTATTCGAATGCGGCACGCCCCGACTGGCGGGAATCGGGCTTTAATATCCCTGAACCACCTCGCTTGCGTTTGGATGCCAACGCGCTT
This window harbors:
- the GLT1 gene encoding glutamate synthase [NADH] (BUSCO:1866at4751~EggNog:ENOG410PGFW~COG:E~MEROPS:MER1054487~BUSCO:70at33183), producing the protein MGLPEIAHDSIIEEEQPYVYSEYKSEKGYGWAEALPQRQGLYDPELEKDACGVGFTAHIKGKPSHKIITDARYLLCNMTHRGAVGSDARDGDGAGVMTSIPHKFFIKHFARDVGVELPPLGQYAAGNLFFKPDPEALKESKAIFEDLARSLDLRVLGWREVPRDSTLLGPAALSREPYIIQPFVVLHSAYGDGSTPDRRHAELFDERTFERQLYVLRKRATHVLGLANWFYICSLSNKNIVYKGQLAPIQVYEYYHDLLSVDYEGHFALVHSRFSTNTFPSWDRAQPLRWAAHNGEINTLRGNKNWMRAREGVLRSDIFGDELEHLYPIVEEGGSDSAAFDNVLELLTINGVLSLPEAVMLMVPEAWQDNPAMDSKKAAFYEWAACLMEPWDGPALFTFSDGRYCGANLDRNGLRPCRYYVTDDDRIICASEVGTIAIDPERVIEKGRLQPGKMLLVDTAAGRIIDDRELKRTVANRQPFQDWIETHLLSLPKIHKKAAEKGSLAPALDDTTIQQDPRLKAFSYSFEQVSLLLGPMAADSKEALGSMGNDAPLACLAQQPRLLYEYFRELFAQVTNPPIDPIREAIVMSLECYVGPQGNLLEIDPSQCDRLHLPSPILSIDEFNALKMLPTLHREWTVKTIDITFEKSKSIQGYIDALDDICAAATEGIANGDRILVLSDRATSADRVAVSALLATGLVHHHLVRNKWRSLAAIVVETAEAREVHHMCVLVGYGADAICPYLAMECILKMNRENLIRRKLSDEQVITNYKTSCEGGILKVMSKMGISTLQSYKGAQIFEALGIDDSVIDRCFAGTPSRIRGMTFKQIAQDAFAFHERGYPTRQITQIPGLPESGEYHWRDGGEAHINDPVSIANIQDAVRTKNDKSYEAYARSEHEQIRNCILRGLLDFDFEQRTPVPIEQVEPWTEIVRRFVTGAMSYGSISYESHSTLAVAMNRLGGKSNTGEGGENAERSKILENGDTMRSAIKQIASGRFGVTSAYLADADELQIKMAQGAKPGEGGELPGSKVTGPIAQTRRSTPGVGLISPPPHHDIYSIEDLKQLIYDLKCSNPRARVSVKLVSEVGVGIVASGVAKAKADHILISGHDGGTGASRWTGIKYAGLPWELGLAETHQTLVLNDLRGRVIVQTDGQLRTGRDVAIACLLGAEEWGFATAPLIAMGCIMMRKCHLGTCPVGIATQDPALREKFEGTPEHVINFFYYVANELRAIMAKLGMRTINEMVGRAELLRIRDDLPSPKLENIDLSLILTPAHSLRPGVATYSVRKQDHRLHVRLDNKLIAEAELALEKGLPCRVECDIVNTDRAMGATLSYHVSKRYGDTGLPQDTIHANIKGSAGQSFGAYLAPGITLELEGDANDYVGKGLSGGRLIVYPPRGAVFKAEENIIIGNVCLYGATGGSCYFRGVAAERFAVRNSGATAVVEGVGDHGCEYMTGGRVLILGSTGRNFAAGMSGGIAYVLDMNGDFHTRVNTEMVELSGIEDPAEVASVRSLIEDHHHYTGSEIAARILSDFARALPHFVKVLPTDYKRVLEGKATKKAGAKKIAFTRAQSPNLASKEHREEAKKSDILDIEDSITDSKTEKKRTTLILDKTKGFMKYHRHNEKYRSSKTRTRDWAELSQRLNEDELKYQSARCMDCGVPFCQSDTGCPISNIIPKWNELVFQDQWQDALNRLLMTNNFPEFTGRVCPAPCEGACVLGINEDPVGIKSIECAIIDRGFEMGWMVPKPPPVRTGKTVAVIGSGPAGLAAADQLNRAGHSVVVYERADRIGGLLMYGIPNMKLDKKIVQRRVDFMAAEGIKFVASTPVGPDCDVTLQSLRKGNDAVIIATGATVARDLKIPNRELQGIHFAMEFLHKNTKSLLDSELTDGAYISAKGKNVIVIGGGDTGNDCVGTSVRHGAKSVTNFELLPQPPPERAGDNPWPQWPRVYRVDYGHSEVKAHFGQDPREYCVMSKEFVGDEHGNVKGINITRVEWTRSASGGWDMKTVEGSEQFFPADLVLLSMGFLGPEERVLGNEVELDARKNIKTPAGQYSTNVPGVFAAGDCRRGQSLIVWGINEGRQAAREVDSYLMGSSSHLPVTGGIVRRSAIDSVPVTPQPQVQPVFA
- a CDS encoding uncharacterized protein (EggNog:ENOG410PR9N~COG:S~BUSCO:14203at33183); amino-acid sequence: MGWWWSSSNQPEEAPTLPASDNGHAPSQRQATEHPSTLSTLKHTPVSRDEQADAELQAFLSGMKDTTESSHPINSSSHPTNPSSQLTSLPSSIDPDSLYPTTMSCRTAFDYAFFCQSFGGQWVNYYRYGELRDCSQHWSDFWFCMRTKSYSEEDRAKMIMDHQRKKAAKWKTGPTSEDVWDIRTEPVKGAFQGDFAAVEREMKLAEQREKEQRTQMRASGTL
- the YME2 gene encoding mitochondrial escape protein 2 (EggNog:ENOG410PFI4~COG:A~TransMembrane:1 (i298-315o)~BUSCO:1610at33183), whose amino-acid sequence is MIQFSGRTCLAQGWKCAAGVGLRCHGAHSSPPLHVPPFRRYTATYSRADETGHIDTAPNESVFYFDSVLPVKALFSRRFAPLDLAPSMTGRIGNLIIKLTGATPLNVIGRAFPLELQENIQQVIPRYSEGGAFVKLSHPPNMDREGLSSLLNAHLEQNPLKLWFSPFTSVRASLVRGRPWLEDLQRSPSSRIKVEFLPTSPGASSVELTPELLYSLSRRYGKLADIIPQTSDSKIQPRYALLDFTRPSYAVMAKNCLHGYKVSASEGGGSAGTLLKLSYERKLKPHVIRGWIVSHPRIVIPIIAAVIAAITVIVFDPIRTFFIKIQIAPPIDVQDNRLWQWIQRQASKANDILSLRQRQRSDSRGLKAIWEDRKEDIQRLQTWLLEATNTFTVVHGPRGSGKKELVLDEVLKDYRHKLVIDCKPIQEARGDSATINAAAAEVGYRPVFSWMNSISSLIDVATQTLGANAGLSETLDSQLGHILQNTANALKKVALEKKRRDGKDSHMTDEEFLEAHPECRPVVVIDNFLYKANNPMIYEKLSDWAAALTVSNIARVIFLTGDISYSKTLSRALPNQIFHEIQLGDCTPDVAKQFVLDHLHTDQSNSSSYTQAGPDTIEGGDVKDLEDCIEVLGGRLSDLEFFARMISRGQSPSDAVHDIIVQSAAEILKMYIADVDNTVRNWTPEQAWYLVSSLAEAQGGSILYSEALFSDLFKKDGESTIRALEQAELISVTTLNGRPSTIKPGRPVFAAAFRRLLEDDVLRCRLGLRTLGQQIAMENANINKYEGELQVLGSLEKEPKEIRPRVRWLLEKLAGSQAKIEKYEKESAGLRRILQSKM